CGTGCCGCTGGTCTTCCTGCTGGTGATGACGTCGTGGGCGCTGGTCGTGAACCTCAGGAACTTCATCGAGGAGGGCCAGTGGGTGCTCGCCCCGCTGGACGCGATCATCTTCGTCCTGGCGATCTGGCTCATCGTCGAGGCGGCGATCGCGCTGCGCTCGGCCCGTCGGCATGACACCACCGAGCCGTCGGAGCCGGTCTCGGACCGACCGTGGACCGGCTGACGCGGGCCTGGCGTCGCCTCGAGGCCGCTCATGACGCGGTCTTCGTGGCCCGGTGGCGCACGGAGCTGCGGCGAGAGGCGCGTCGCGAGGAGGAGGAGCTGCTCGGCGTCCTGCTGCTCGAGGCGATGGGGGCCCAGAGCCCGGTGTCGTACTACGCCCTCGAGGTGTACCCGTGGCTGCTGACCCGCACCCACCAGCTGCACGTCTCCCGGGGCATCGACCGGCTGTCCGGCAGTGCCTGCTGCTGAGGCGCTCACCGGCGTCCGGGTGCACCTCGTCGGCGGCAAGGGCGGGGTCGGCAAGACGACGGTGGCCGCGGCCCTCGCCAGGCTGCTCGCCAGCCACGGCCACCGGACCCTCCTCGTGTCGACCGACCCCGCCCACTCGACGTCCGACCTGCTGGGGGTGCACCCCCGGCGCGACCCGGTCCCGGCCGGACACCGGTGGTCGGTGCTGGAGATCGACGCCGAGCAGGTGGCCCGCGAGCACGTGGCGCGAATCGCCGAGGACGCCCGCGACGTCGTCCCGGCAGCGGTGATGCCCGCGCTACGGCGGCACCTGGACGCGGCGCTGGCCAGCCCCGGCACCCAGGAGAGCGCGCTGCTCGACCGGCTGTCCGACGTCCTGCTCGACGCGGTGGCCGCGGGCACCTGGGACCGGGTCGTCGTAGACACCGCTCCGACCGGGCACACGCTGCGGCTGCTCACCCTGCCGGACCTGCTGTCCGGCTGGGTGGACGGCCTGCTGCGCACCCGCGAATCGTTCCTGCGGACCGACTCCCTGGCCCGCGCCCTGGCCCGGGAGGACGCCGAACCGGCTCCGGACCCGGTCGCCACCCGGTTGCGGGCGCGACGCGACCGGCTCACCGCCGTGCGTGATCTGCTGCGGCACGAGTCCGCCGTCCACCTGGTCGTCGTGCCCGAACGACTCGCCGTGCTGGAGACCGCACGAGCACGGGACGCCCTGCGAGCAGGCGGCTTGCCGCTGGGCCTGCTCGTCGTCAACCGGGTGCTGCCGAGCGGCAGCGCGGACCCGTTCCTCGCGGCGCAGGTCCGCGGTCAGCGCGCGTGGCTGGACCGGATCGACGCCGACCTCGGCGAGATGCCGCAGGTGCTGCTGCCGCACCTGCCCGAGGAGCCGGGGCCGCAGTCGCTCGACGTCCTGGGGGCGGTGCTGGCCGACGCGCTCGGCCGAGAGTAAGGAGGGGACAGACCGCTACTTCCAGCGCCTCCTGCTGCCCACGAGCTCCTGGAGGTAGCCGTACACGGCCACCGGCGACATCACCATCTGGTAGACCACGACGTAGGCGACGAAGCCGACGGCGTTGCGGCGCACCCGCAGGCCCAGCCGACCGAAGACGTGCCGGCGTTGGAACCGGTAGAGGATGACGTTGACCAGCAGGGTCAGCGGTAGGACGAACAGGGTCCAGGGGCCGACGACCCAGTAGTAGCCGGCCAGAGCGAGCACCAGCCCCGGCATCCAGATCAGCGTGTACCCGAGGTCGAGAGCCGGGATGACGAGGTCGAGCCCCGTCATCAGCCGGGTCATGGGCGTGTGCTGACGCCACGGCGGCACTGCACGCAGCCCTTCGAGCATCCCGCGGGCCCACCGCGCCCGTTGCCGGGCGAGGTGCCGAAGGCTCACGGGCACGTCGGTGAAGGCGACTGCGAGGGGTTCGAAGTACACCCGGCCGCGCTGTGCCAAGAGGTGCCAGGTGATGACGATGTCCTCCCCGATGGCGTCGGGCCACCCACCCACCGCCCGGACCGCATCGGCCCGGTACAGGCTGAAGGCGCCCTGGGCCACGAGGGTCCCCTGGTACAGGCCCTGCATCCGCTTGACCGAGGCGATGCCGAGGAAGTAGTCCCACTCCTGCATCCGGGCCCAGAACCCGTCCCGGCTGTTGCGGACGAGGATCGACCCGGCGACGGCGACGACGTCGTCCGGGGCGGACTCCAGGCGCGCCACCAGGCTCCGCAGCGCACTGGGGTGCAGCAGGGTGTCGGCGTCGAGCGTGACGACGAGGCCGGTGGTCACCCGGTCCAGAGCGGCGTTGAGCGCGTGACTCTTGCCCGGGACCGGGGCGTCCACGACGACGAGACGGACGCCGAGGTCCTGAGCAGCCTGAGCGGCGACCTCGGCGGTGCCGTCCGCGGAGCCGTTGTCCGCCAGTACCACCGTCACCGGCCCGGCGTAGTCCTGGTTCGCCAGGTAGCGCAGCGTCGTCCCGATGCCGGCAACCTCGTTGCGCGCCGCGATGACGACGGTCACTGGGGTCGTCGGGGAGGTCACCCGCAGGGACGGCTGCCGGTCCAGCACCAGGCTGGCGGCGAGGAACGCGACCACGCCGCCCGGGAGGTACGCCACCAGCGTGATGACGAGGACGGCGATGACAGGGTGAGTGAGGTCGGCGAGGTCGCGGAGCCAGGGCAGTGACAGCCACACGGAGCCGGCCATCCACAGCACGGACCAGGCGAGGGCGATGGTGAACTTCACCTGGACGCTGAGGTACCGCCCGCTCCGCCGACGCGCCGCGGGCGGATCACGCAGCGGCGTGAGCAGCGACGGAACGCTCCCGGGCTCCACGGTCATCCATCGGCACGTGCGAACCGGCACTCAAGAGGCAATTGGGCGCGTACGGCACGATGACGGCCGTGGACGACGCGACGGTGACGGGCCGGGTCCGGGTACGGCCGGCCGAGGACGACGAGCTGGACGCGGCCGGGGCGGTGGTCGTCGCCGCCTACCAGGCTGACGGGCTCGGCGGGGACCGGGACTACCTCGAGGACGTCGGGAACGCGAGGAAGCGGGCCGCCCACGGGACGGTCCTCGTGGCGCTGGACGGCGGCGAGGTGGTGGGCAGCGTGACGTACGCCCGGCACGGGTCGCCGCTGGCGGAGGTCTGCGCACCGGGGGAGGCGGAGTTCCGGATGCTCGGCGTCCACCCGGACGCGCGCGGCCGTGGCGTCGGCCAGGCGCTGGTGCAGGCGTGCATCGACGGGGCCCGTGCGGACGGCGCCCGCCGGCTCGTGCTGTCGACCGAGCCGCACTCGCACGCGGCCCACCGCATCTACCGCCGCCTGGGGTTCCGGCGCGAGCCGGCTCTCGACTGGACCCCGGTGCCGGGCGTGGACCTGCTCGTCCTCGCCCTGCCGCTCACGGGTGACGCAGCCCAGGACGGCGGGGGCTCGTCATAGCGGTCCGGCGTCAGCCCTGCGCGGGTCCCCGGACCCGGGCGAGAAAGCGGTCGGCGTCGACGACGACGCGGGTCACCTCGCCGACCGCGAGCAGGCCCTGCTCGTCGTCCTCGGCGCGGACGGCGAACCGCACGAGCCGGCCGTCGACGGCGACGACCTCGGCCGTGACCGTCACCCGGGACCCGACCGCGCTGGGCCGCAGGTGCTCCAGGCTGACGCGGGTGCCGACGCTCGTCCGACCGGCCGCGACGGCGTCCGGCACCGCGGCACAGGTGACGGCCTCGCACCACGCGAGCAGCCGCGGCGTCCCGAGAACCGGCAGGTCACCGCTGCCCAGTGCGGCGGCGGTGTCCTCG
This DNA window, taken from Kineosporiaceae bacterium SCSIO 59966, encodes the following:
- a CDS encoding ArsA family ATPase, coding for MPAAEALTGVRVHLVGGKGGVGKTTVAAALARLLASHGHRTLLVSTDPAHSTSDLLGVHPRRDPVPAGHRWSVLEIDAEQVAREHVARIAEDARDVVPAAVMPALRRHLDAALASPGTQESALLDRLSDVLLDAVAAGTWDRVVVDTAPTGHTLRLLTLPDLLSGWVDGLLRTRESFLRTDSLARALAREDAEPAPDPVATRLRARRDRLTAVRDLLRHESAVHLVVVPERLAVLETARARDALRAGGLPLGLLVVNRVLPSGSADPFLAAQVRGQRAWLDRIDADLGEMPQVLLPHLPEEPGPQSLDVLGAVLADALGRE
- a CDS encoding glycosyltransferase family 2 protein, with product MTVEPGSVPSLLTPLRDPPAARRRSGRYLSVQVKFTIALAWSVLWMAGSVWLSLPWLRDLADLTHPVIAVLVITLVAYLPGGVVAFLAASLVLDRQPSLRVTSPTTPVTVVIAARNEVAGIGTTLRYLANQDYAGPVTVVLADNGSADGTAEVAAQAAQDLGVRLVVVDAPVPGKSHALNAALDRVTTGLVVTLDADTLLHPSALRSLVARLESAPDDVVAVAGSILVRNSRDGFWARMQEWDYFLGIASVKRMQGLYQGTLVAQGAFSLYRADAVRAVGGWPDAIGEDIVITWHLLAQRGRVYFEPLAVAFTDVPVSLRHLARQRARWARGMLEGLRAVPPWRQHTPMTRLMTGLDLVIPALDLGYTLIWMPGLVLALAGYYWVVGPWTLFVLPLTLLVNVILYRFQRRHVFGRLGLRVRRNAVGFVAYVVVYQMVMSPVAVYGYLQELVGSRRRWK
- a CDS encoding GNAT family N-acetyltransferase; protein product: MTAVDDATVTGRVRVRPAEDDELDAAGAVVVAAYQADGLGGDRDYLEDVGNARKRAAHGTVLVALDGGEVVGSVTYARHGSPLAEVCAPGEAEFRMLGVHPDARGRGVGQALVQACIDGARADGARRLVLSTEPHSHAAHRIYRRLGFRREPALDWTPVPGVDLLVLALPLTGDAAQDGGGSS
- a CDS encoding thioesterase; the protein is MSSDPVTRTFTVTDEDTAAALGSGDLPVLGTPRLLAWCEAVTCAAVPDAVAAGRTSVGTRVSLEHLRPSAVGSRVTVTAEVVAVDGRLVRFAVRAEDDEQGLLAVGEVTRVVVDADRFLARVRGPAQG